A window of the Thunnus albacares chromosome 15, fThuAlb1.1, whole genome shotgun sequence genome harbors these coding sequences:
- the gale gene encoding UDP-glucose 4-epimerase isoform X1: protein MAEKVLVTGGGGYIGSHCVVELIEAGYQPVVVDDFSNAVRGEGDVPESIRRIEKLLDTSIEFQELDLLDRPGLEKLFKKHSFSAVMHFAGLKAVGESVEQPLRYYRVNLTASMNLLEVMQAHRVHNLVFSSSATVYGDPQHLPIDEQHPVGGCTNPYGKTKYFIEEMIKDHCKAEKDWNSVLLRYFNPIGAHASGLIGEDPQGIPNNLLPYIAQVAIGRRKCLNVFGNDYDTLDGTGVRDYIHVVDLAKGHIAALKKLKDNCGCKVYNLGTGRGYSVLQMVKAMEKASGREISYKIAPRRGGDIASCYADPRLAETELSWKAEFDLERMCEDLWRWQSMNPTGFSNGPAS from the exons ATGGCAGAGAAGGTGCTGGTCACAGGTGGAGGAGGCTACATTGGGAGTCACTGTGTGGTGGAGCTGATTGAAGCTGGCTACCAGCCAGTTGTAGTAGATGACTTCAGCAATGCTGTACGAG GAGAAGGGGATGTGCCAGAGAGCATCCGTAGGATAGAGAAGCTTCTGGACACCAGCATTGAGTTTCAGGAGCTAGACCTTCTGGACCGACCAGGCTTGGAAAAACTTTTCAAAAAG CATTCTTTCAGTGCCGTGATGCACTTTGCTGGACTGAAGGCTGTTGGGGAGTCAGTGGAGCAGCCGTTACGTTACTACCGGGTCAACCTCACTGCCTCCATGAACCTGCTTGAG GTGATGCAGGCTCACAGGGTGCACAATCTGGTCTTCAGCAGCTCAGCCACGGTGTATGGAGACCCTCAACATCTACCCATCGACGAGCAGCACCCTGTGGGTGGCTGCACCAACCCCTATGGCAAGACCAAGTACTTTATCGAGGAGATGATCAAGGACCACTGTAAAGCAGAGAAG GACTGGAATTCAGTGCTGCTGCGTTATTTCAACCCAATCGGAGCTCATGCCTCTGGCCTCATAGGAGAGGACCCTCAGGGTATCCCCAACAACCTGCTGCCATATATTGCCCAG GTTGCCATTGGGAGAAGAAAGTGCCTCAATGTATTTGGGAATGACTATGACACACTGGATGGGACAG GTGTGAGAGATTACATCCACGTTGTAGATCTGGCAAAGGGACACATAGCAGCTCTGAAGAAGCTGAAGGACAACTGTGGCTGCAAG GTTTACAACTTAGGAACAGGAAGAGGCTACTCTGTGCTCCAGATGGTAAAAGCCATGGAGAAGGCATCAGGGAGAGAG ATCTCGTACAAGATAGCCCCTCGTAGGGGAGGAGATATTGCATCCTGCTACGCTGACCCTCGCCTGGCTGAGACAGAGCTGAGCTGGAAGGCTGAATTTGACCTGGAAAGAATGT GTGAGGATCTGTGGCGCTGGCAGTCGATGAACCCCACTGGATTTTCCAACGGCCCAGCTTCCTGA
- the gale gene encoding UDP-glucose 4-epimerase isoform X2 — protein sequence MAEKVLVTGGGGYIGSHCVVELIEAGYQPVVVDDFSNAVREGDVPESIRRIEKLLDTSIEFQELDLLDRPGLEKLFKKHSFSAVMHFAGLKAVGESVEQPLRYYRVNLTASMNLLEVMQAHRVHNLVFSSSATVYGDPQHLPIDEQHPVGGCTNPYGKTKYFIEEMIKDHCKAEKDWNSVLLRYFNPIGAHASGLIGEDPQGIPNNLLPYIAQVAIGRRKCLNVFGNDYDTLDGTGVRDYIHVVDLAKGHIAALKKLKDNCGCKVYNLGTGRGYSVLQMVKAMEKASGREISYKIAPRRGGDIASCYADPRLAETELSWKAEFDLERMCEDLWRWQSMNPTGFSNGPAS from the exons ATGGCAGAGAAGGTGCTGGTCACAGGTGGAGGAGGCTACATTGGGAGTCACTGTGTGGTGGAGCTGATTGAAGCTGGCTACCAGCCAGTTGTAGTAGATGACTTCAGCAATGCTGTACGAG AAGGGGATGTGCCAGAGAGCATCCGTAGGATAGAGAAGCTTCTGGACACCAGCATTGAGTTTCAGGAGCTAGACCTTCTGGACCGACCAGGCTTGGAAAAACTTTTCAAAAAG CATTCTTTCAGTGCCGTGATGCACTTTGCTGGACTGAAGGCTGTTGGGGAGTCAGTGGAGCAGCCGTTACGTTACTACCGGGTCAACCTCACTGCCTCCATGAACCTGCTTGAG GTGATGCAGGCTCACAGGGTGCACAATCTGGTCTTCAGCAGCTCAGCCACGGTGTATGGAGACCCTCAACATCTACCCATCGACGAGCAGCACCCTGTGGGTGGCTGCACCAACCCCTATGGCAAGACCAAGTACTTTATCGAGGAGATGATCAAGGACCACTGTAAAGCAGAGAAG GACTGGAATTCAGTGCTGCTGCGTTATTTCAACCCAATCGGAGCTCATGCCTCTGGCCTCATAGGAGAGGACCCTCAGGGTATCCCCAACAACCTGCTGCCATATATTGCCCAG GTTGCCATTGGGAGAAGAAAGTGCCTCAATGTATTTGGGAATGACTATGACACACTGGATGGGACAG GTGTGAGAGATTACATCCACGTTGTAGATCTGGCAAAGGGACACATAGCAGCTCTGAAGAAGCTGAAGGACAACTGTGGCTGCAAG GTTTACAACTTAGGAACAGGAAGAGGCTACTCTGTGCTCCAGATGGTAAAAGCCATGGAGAAGGCATCAGGGAGAGAG ATCTCGTACAAGATAGCCCCTCGTAGGGGAGGAGATATTGCATCCTGCTACGCTGACCCTCGCCTGGCTGAGACAGAGCTGAGCTGGAAGGCTGAATTTGACCTGGAAAGAATGT GTGAGGATCTGTGGCGCTGGCAGTCGATGAACCCCACTGGATTTTCCAACGGCCCAGCTTCCTGA
- the gale gene encoding UDP-glucose 4-epimerase isoform X3, protein MAEKVLVTGGGGYIGSHCVVELIEAGYQPVVVDDFSNAVRGDVPESIRRIEKLLDTSIEFQELDLLDRPGLEKLFKKHSFSAVMHFAGLKAVGESVEQPLRYYRVNLTASMNLLEVMQAHRVHNLVFSSSATVYGDPQHLPIDEQHPVGGCTNPYGKTKYFIEEMIKDHCKAEKDWNSVLLRYFNPIGAHASGLIGEDPQGIPNNLLPYIAQVAIGRRKCLNVFGNDYDTLDGTGVRDYIHVVDLAKGHIAALKKLKDNCGCKVYNLGTGRGYSVLQMVKAMEKASGREISYKIAPRRGGDIASCYADPRLAETELSWKAEFDLERMCEDLWRWQSMNPTGFSNGPAS, encoded by the exons ATGGCAGAGAAGGTGCTGGTCACAGGTGGAGGAGGCTACATTGGGAGTCACTGTGTGGTGGAGCTGATTGAAGCTGGCTACCAGCCAGTTGTAGTAGATGACTTCAGCAATGCTGTACGAG GGGATGTGCCAGAGAGCATCCGTAGGATAGAGAAGCTTCTGGACACCAGCATTGAGTTTCAGGAGCTAGACCTTCTGGACCGACCAGGCTTGGAAAAACTTTTCAAAAAG CATTCTTTCAGTGCCGTGATGCACTTTGCTGGACTGAAGGCTGTTGGGGAGTCAGTGGAGCAGCCGTTACGTTACTACCGGGTCAACCTCACTGCCTCCATGAACCTGCTTGAG GTGATGCAGGCTCACAGGGTGCACAATCTGGTCTTCAGCAGCTCAGCCACGGTGTATGGAGACCCTCAACATCTACCCATCGACGAGCAGCACCCTGTGGGTGGCTGCACCAACCCCTATGGCAAGACCAAGTACTTTATCGAGGAGATGATCAAGGACCACTGTAAAGCAGAGAAG GACTGGAATTCAGTGCTGCTGCGTTATTTCAACCCAATCGGAGCTCATGCCTCTGGCCTCATAGGAGAGGACCCTCAGGGTATCCCCAACAACCTGCTGCCATATATTGCCCAG GTTGCCATTGGGAGAAGAAAGTGCCTCAATGTATTTGGGAATGACTATGACACACTGGATGGGACAG GTGTGAGAGATTACATCCACGTTGTAGATCTGGCAAAGGGACACATAGCAGCTCTGAAGAAGCTGAAGGACAACTGTGGCTGCAAG GTTTACAACTTAGGAACAGGAAGAGGCTACTCTGTGCTCCAGATGGTAAAAGCCATGGAGAAGGCATCAGGGAGAGAG ATCTCGTACAAGATAGCCCCTCGTAGGGGAGGAGATATTGCATCCTGCTACGCTGACCCTCGCCTGGCTGAGACAGAGCTGAGCTGGAAGGCTGAATTTGACCTGGAAAGAATGT GTGAGGATCTGTGGCGCTGGCAGTCGATGAACCCCACTGGATTTTCCAACGGCCCAGCTTCCTGA